One Chryseobacterium geocarposphaerae DNA window includes the following coding sequences:
- a CDS encoding AAA family ATPase gives MIPIQLTLEGIYSYQERQKIDFQSLTEAGLFGIFGSVGSGKSSILEAISFALYGETERLNARDKRTYNMMNLKSNRSYIEFDFINYENKKYRATREFRRNSKNFEDVKTPNVVFYEWKNESWIPLEHSNSEKLIGLSYANFKRTIIIPQGQFKEFIELGATERTNMMKEIFSLQRFDLQQNVSALNLRNRSELDQLEGQLKGFEEVNEEQISAQKEYLKAEQLKFNEIQKVFKETEEKYSKLKSLKDEVELLQRKKTDFEKLTERRTEIDALDKKTEIYDRVSRIFTPLLSEKNKLETEISDQKKNKEYQLNILQETEIQFENTKNKLSVIQPRYEALNESKLQEQDLSLILQMLKFSEEIDILKDRTEKGSKKVKEVEANQKLIQQKIEELSKSAELLKLKKLDSALLLSVGNWFSEKKKLNEVFQNQIEKIGLKKAETEKISEELKSFKINPETFRNDFKTHAEALEKEKKSLSEKKNHLEVQQKLAHFANELHDGESCPLCGALEHPNIVEFDDVNSELNEIQKQIEQIEIQKENIQKRFLDIEKILDRKKIFEEQLNSEKESLQQIQNTIEEHHKSFNWEEFNAENPNDFEEKRQQSFSIEKQMDELNLQISLEQKNLDKERENLDSYNKALEKFRLDEAKKEEQIKTNEGNLKVLTWIDYRKKTIAEVGEILSQRSQSNYETEQNYQQLVKEEKEITPKLAEQKTVVSQLEKRISELEKNIAGNQDLIGKALSEQFFNSLDEIQQILIQEINVQETRNIIQHFRIQFETLKNSILELEMKLKDFSFNEEEFSALENQFKASENDVKTVNNSVIKITTEIERLEKEFKKKEGLLKDLAQLQKRSENLKIMTNLFKGAGFVQYVSSIYLRQLCDHANVRFHRMTRNQLSLQLNENNDFEIIDYLNEGKCRSVKTLSGGQAFQVSLSLALALAESVQSNAQSESNFFFIDEGFGTQDLESVNVVFETLMNLQKENRVVGIISHVEELKEKIPVSLNIRKDEERGSLIELI, from the coding sequence ATGATTCCTATTCAACTTACTTTAGAAGGGATTTACTCTTACCAGGAACGTCAGAAAATTGATTTTCAAAGCCTTACCGAAGCCGGGCTTTTTGGGATCTTTGGTTCGGTCGGTTCCGGAAAATCTTCTATTCTGGAAGCCATTTCTTTTGCACTTTATGGAGAAACCGAGAGACTGAACGCAAGAGATAAGCGTACTTACAATATGATGAATCTGAAATCAAACAGATCTTATATCGAGTTTGATTTTATTAATTATGAAAATAAAAAATACCGGGCCACAAGAGAGTTCAGACGCAATTCCAAAAATTTTGAAGATGTAAAAACCCCGAATGTCGTATTTTACGAATGGAAAAACGAAAGCTGGATTCCTTTGGAGCATTCCAATTCGGAAAAGCTTATCGGATTGAGTTATGCCAACTTTAAAAGGACGATCATTATTCCTCAGGGACAGTTCAAAGAATTCATAGAACTTGGCGCAACCGAACGTACCAATATGATGAAGGAAATCTTCAGTCTTCAGCGTTTTGATCTTCAGCAGAATGTTTCAGCCTTAAATCTAAGAAACAGATCAGAACTGGACCAGCTGGAAGGACAGCTGAAAGGCTTTGAGGAAGTGAATGAAGAACAGATTTCAGCACAGAAAGAATATTTAAAAGCCGAACAGCTGAAGTTTAACGAGATACAGAAAGTTTTTAAAGAAACCGAAGAAAAATATTCAAAACTAAAAAGCCTGAAAGATGAGGTTGAGCTTCTACAACGGAAAAAAACCGATTTTGAAAAGCTGACTGAAAGGAGAACCGAAATTGACGCTCTAGACAAGAAAACTGAAATCTACGACAGAGTTTCAAGGATTTTTACGCCTTTGCTTTCCGAAAAAAACAAGCTCGAAACAGAAATATCGGATCAAAAAAAGAATAAAGAATATCAGCTTAACATTTTACAGGAAACCGAAATTCAGTTTGAAAACACCAAGAATAAGCTTTCCGTGATTCAGCCTAGATACGAAGCTTTAAATGAATCTAAACTTCAGGAACAAGATTTAAGTCTGATCCTTCAAATGCTTAAATTTTCAGAAGAAATTGATATTTTGAAAGACCGAACCGAAAAAGGCTCGAAAAAAGTAAAAGAAGTTGAGGCTAATCAGAAGCTAATTCAGCAAAAAATTGAAGAGCTTTCAAAAAGTGCAGAACTTTTAAAACTAAAAAAGCTAGACTCTGCTTTATTATTAAGTGTGGGAAACTGGTTTTCGGAAAAGAAAAAGCTGAATGAGGTTTTTCAAAATCAAATTGAAAAAATTGGTTTAAAAAAAGCTGAAACTGAAAAAATATCAGAAGAGTTGAAGTCCTTTAAAATCAATCCTGAAACTTTCAGAAATGATTTTAAAACTCACGCTGAAGCTCTAGAAAAAGAGAAAAAATCACTTTCAGAAAAGAAAAATCATCTTGAGGTTCAACAAAAACTGGCACATTTTGCCAATGAACTGCATGATGGAGAATCATGTCCACTTTGTGGAGCTCTGGAGCATCCGAATATTGTTGAGTTTGATGATGTCAATTCGGAATTAAATGAAATCCAGAAACAGATTGAGCAGATTGAAATTCAGAAAGAAAACATCCAAAAACGATTTTTAGATATTGAAAAAATTCTTGACCGTAAAAAAATCTTTGAAGAACAACTGAACTCGGAAAAAGAGAGCTTACAACAGATTCAAAATACAATTGAAGAACATCATAAAAGCTTTAACTGGGAAGAATTTAATGCTGAAAATCCGAATGATTTTGAAGAAAAACGCCAACAATCTTTTTCCATTGAAAAACAGATGGATGAACTGAATCTTCAAATCAGTCTTGAACAAAAAAATCTGGATAAGGAAAGAGAAAACCTGGACAGTTATAATAAAGCCTTAGAAAAATTCAGACTAGATGAAGCTAAGAAAGAAGAACAGATCAAAACAAATGAAGGAAATTTAAAAGTTTTGACCTGGATTGATTACAGGAAAAAAACAATTGCAGAGGTCGGGGAAATTCTCTCTCAACGCTCTCAATCCAACTATGAAACTGAGCAGAATTATCAGCAACTCGTTAAAGAGGAAAAAGAGATTACACCAAAACTTGCGGAACAGAAAACAGTGGTTTCTCAACTGGAAAAAAGAATCTCTGAATTAGAAAAAAACATCGCAGGCAATCAAGATTTAATTGGGAAGGCTTTGTCAGAACAGTTCTTTAATAGTTTGGATGAGATTCAACAGATTCTTATACAGGAAATCAATGTTCAGGAAACTAGAAATATCATCCAGCATTTCAGGATTCAATTTGAAACACTGAAAAACAGCATTCTTGAACTTGAAATGAAGCTGAAGGATTTTTCTTTCAATGAAGAAGAATTTTCAGCCCTAGAAAATCAATTCAAGGCTTCTGAAAATGATGTAAAAACGGTTAATAATTCAGTCATAAAGATCACTACCGAAATTGAGCGACTGGAAAAAGAGTTTAAGAAAAAAGAAGGTCTTTTAAAAGATTTGGCTCAGCTTCAAAAGCGCTCGGAAAATCTGAAGATTATGACCAATCTCTTTAAAGGAGCCGGCTTTGTACAGTACGTTTCCTCCATTTACCTGCGACAGTTATGTGATCATGCCAATGTCCGTTTTCACCGGATGACAAGAAATCAGCTAAGTCTGCAATTGAATGAAAACAATGATTTTGAAATTATCGATTACCTGAATGAAGGCAAATGCCGAAGTGTAAAGACGCTTTCCGGAGGACAGGCGTTCCAGGTTTCTCTGAGTCTTGCTTTAGCTTTGGCAGAAAGTGTTCAAAGTAATGCACAATCAGAATCAAACTTCTTCTTCATTGATGAAGGCTTCGGAACCCAGGACTTAGAATCCGTAAATGTAGTATTTGAAACCCTGATGAATCTTCAGAAAGAAAACAGAGTTGTAGGAATTATTTCGCATGTGGAAGAGCTGAAAGAGAAAATTCCCGTGTCCCTCAATATTCGAAAAGATGAAGAACGCGGAAGTTTGATTGAGCTTATTTAG
- a CDS encoding metallophosphoesterase family protein, whose protein sequence is MKILHTADWHLGKRLDRFSRMEEQISVMNEIVEIANEQNVDLVLIAGDLFDNFNPSTEAVELFYKTLKRLSHKGKRPVIAISGNHDSPSFIDAPDPLARECGIILIGYPKAKISPFALEDFKISKSAAGFLELELKEHSFPVRLLHTPYANEIRLKEYFGENKEAELNNILEKHWKETADEFCDENGINLLITHLYMNKKGAPLLDEPEGEKPLKIGNADLVFSDIIPDQIQYTALGHLHGFKNIGTEERPVVYSSSPLCYSFSEAGHTKYVSIINTEPNQPVSYERIALKNGKPLVRKTFQSVETAVEWLNENQNSLVELTLESETYLKAEERKLLYQSHNGIVYLIPKVKNLETDTNSLSDINLNQDIQTLFRDYFKAKNGGQDANEDLINLFNEILNP, encoded by the coding sequence ATGAAAATCCTACATACCGCCGACTGGCATTTGGGGAAACGTCTCGACCGCTTTTCGAGAATGGAAGAGCAGATTTCGGTGATGAACGAAATTGTTGAGATTGCCAACGAACAAAATGTGGACCTGGTTCTGATTGCCGGAGATTTGTTCGATAATTTCAATCCGTCGACAGAAGCCGTTGAACTTTTTTATAAAACCTTAAAAAGACTTTCACATAAAGGGAAACGTCCTGTAATTGCTATTTCCGGGAACCATGATTCTCCCAGCTTTATTGATGCTCCGGATCCTTTAGCAAGAGAATGTGGAATTATTCTGATTGGTTATCCCAAAGCAAAAATTTCTCCTTTTGCCCTGGAAGATTTTAAAATTTCAAAATCAGCTGCAGGTTTTTTAGAACTGGAACTGAAAGAACATTCTTTCCCGGTACGTTTACTTCATACCCCTTATGCTAACGAAATCCGCCTGAAGGAATATTTTGGAGAAAATAAAGAAGCAGAGCTGAACAATATACTGGAAAAGCACTGGAAAGAAACTGCGGATGAATTCTGTGATGAGAATGGAATCAACCTGTTGATCACTCATTTATATATGAACAAAAAGGGAGCTCCGCTTCTTGATGAACCAGAAGGAGAGAAACCTCTTAAAATTGGCAATGCGGATCTTGTTTTTTCGGATATTATTCCTGATCAGATTCAATATACCGCTTTGGGGCATCTTCATGGTTTTAAAAATATAGGTACAGAAGAAAGACCTGTTGTGTATTCATCTTCGCCTTTGTGCTACAGTTTCAGTGAAGCTGGGCACACGAAATATGTATCGATTATTAATACTGAACCCAATCAACCAGTTTCTTACGAAAGAATTGCTTTAAAAAACGGAAAACCACTGGTCCGAAAAACGTTTCAAAGTGTGGAAACTGCTGTAGAATGGCTGAATGAAAATCAAAACTCGCTAGTAGAACTTACTTTAGAAAGCGAAACTTATTTAAAAGCTGAAGAAAGAAAACTGCTGTATCAGTCTCATAACGGAATTGTATATCTGATTCCCAAAGTAAAAAATCTCGAAACTGATACGAATAGCCTTAGTGACATCAATCTCAATCAGGATATCCAAACCTTGTTTAGGGATTATTTTAAAGCTAAAAACGGCGGTCAGGATGCTAATGAAGACCTCATTAATTTGTTTAACGAAATTCTTAATCCATAA
- a CDS encoding VF530 family protein — protein MEQQSKDPLHGKRLDAILEELVEYYQGFEKLGEQINIKCFTDNPSISSSLKFLRKTPWARTKVESLYLFVLRQKKREEGNK, from the coding sequence ATGGAACAACAATCAAAAGATCCGCTTCACGGAAAAAGACTGGATGCCATTCTTGAAGAATTGGTAGAGTATTATCAGGGATTTGAAAAGCTGGGAGAGCAGATCAATATCAAATGCTTTACGGATAATCCGAGTATCAGTTCTTCTTTGAAGTTTCTGAGAAAAACTCCATGGGCGAGAACCAAAGTGGAAAGCTTGTATCTCTTTGTGCTAAGACAGAAAAAACGAGAGGAAGGAAATAAGTAA
- a CDS encoding FKBP-type peptidyl-prolyl cis-trans isomerase, whose amino-acid sequence MSKINREHITKKRKNMTIENNHVVAVSYILHTIEEDGSKILVEETTAENPLTFLYGVGMMIPKFEQNIHGLKAGDKAAFVIQPEEAYGERHPDSIAQLPLEMFNESGVPPVGAILPLSDNQGNNFQAIVIEVTPEVVVADLNHPMAGKTLDFQVEILNTRPATEEELSHGHAHGIDGNEAH is encoded by the coding sequence TTGTCAAAAATTAATCGTGAGCATATCACGAAAAAAAGAAAAAATATGACAATTGAAAACAATCATGTTGTAGCGGTAAGCTACATTCTTCACACCATCGAAGAAGATGGAAGCAAGATTTTAGTAGAGGAAACAACGGCAGAAAATCCACTTACATTTTTATATGGTGTAGGAATGATGATTCCGAAATTCGAACAAAATATTCACGGTTTGAAGGCAGGGGATAAAGCTGCATTCGTGATTCAGCCGGAAGAAGCATACGGTGAAAGACATCCTGACTCTATTGCGCAGTTGCCTCTTGAGATGTTCAATGAATCAGGAGTTCCGCCGGTAGGTGCTATTTTGCCATTATCAGACAATCAGGGAAATAACTTCCAGGCTATCGTAATAGAGGTAACTCCGGAAGTTGTAGTAGCAGATCTTAATCACCCGATGGCTGGGAAAACATTGGATTTCCAAGTGGAGATTTTAAATACACGTCCTGCAACGGAAGAAGAGCTGTCACATGGACACGCTCACGGAATTGACGGAAACGAAGCTCACTAA